A portion of the Sulfuricurvum kujiense DSM 16994 genome contains these proteins:
- a CDS encoding SAM-dependent methyltransferase, translated as MRFSDYMHDWLYGADGYYASYRPIGKKGDFYTAVSTSKFFGGTIAKHIISRIDEGFLRSDSLICEIGAHHGYLLADIIEFIHTLRPQLLQTLRFGIVERFENLRTAQQSYFDESFGNAVSLEHYSDLSELNEQSVFFIANEIFDAFGCELFYKGKTARVENHQIHFDIDDPKISLLAEKYKQDRGEIAVGYESFASAMQKCSKRFEFMSFDYGELEARSDFSIRVYQAHQTFPLFDEALERAEAYGKTDITYDVNFTHVKEAFEEAGIVCAQYATQLVALVEMGILDLLAILKEHAGEEIYAQELEKVKILITPSLMGERFKMIRFVKE; from the coding sequence GTGCGCTTTAGTGACTACATGCATGACTGGCTCTACGGAGCGGACGGGTATTACGCGTCGTATCGTCCTATCGGCAAAAAAGGGGACTTTTATACGGCGGTCAGTACGTCGAAATTTTTCGGCGGAACAATCGCAAAACATATTATTTCTCGCATTGATGAGGGATTTTTGCGCTCCGATTCGCTGATTTGCGAGATCGGTGCCCATCACGGCTATCTTTTAGCCGACATAATCGAGTTTATCCATACCCTTCGCCCGCAGCTGCTGCAGACGCTCAGGTTCGGGATTGTGGAACGATTTGAAAACCTCCGTACCGCACAACAATCGTATTTTGATGAATCGTTCGGGAATGCGGTTTCTTTGGAACATTACAGCGATCTCTCAGAGCTGAACGAACAGTCGGTATTCTTTATCGCCAATGAGATTTTTGATGCCTTTGGCTGCGAGCTTTTTTACAAAGGGAAGACCGCTCGGGTAGAGAATCATCAAATACATTTCGATATAGACGATCCTAAAATATCTTTGTTGGCAGAAAAATATAAGCAAGATCGCGGTGAGATCGCAGTAGGATACGAATCGTTTGCGTCGGCTATGCAGAAGTGCTCAAAGAGATTCGAGTTTATGAGTTTCGATTACGGCGAATTGGAAGCCCGAAGCGATTTTTCGATACGCGTGTATCAGGCACATCAGACGTTTCCTTTGTTTGACGAAGCGCTGGAACGTGCCGAAGCTTACGGAAAAACCGATATCACGTATGATGTTAATTTTACCCATGTCAAAGAGGCGTTTGAAGAAGCAGGGATTGTATGCGCTCAGTATGCGACGCAATTGGTCGCATTGGTCGAGATGGGGATTCTGGATCTGCTCGCGATTCTCAAAGAGCATGCCGGCGAAGAGATTTATGCGCAGGAACTTGAAAAAGTGAAGATTTTGATTACCCCCTCTCTTATGGGAGAACGGTTTAAGATGATTCGATTCGTTAAGGAATAG
- a CDS encoding aspartate aminotransferase family protein has protein sequence MTKNFENYVLPTYARQNINFVAGKNAVLIDSEGKEYIDFAAGIAVCSVGHANERLTKAICDQVSKVIHVSNLYYIEPQAECARRIVEMSGYDMKCFFGNSGAEANEGAIKIARKYGEVDGQPKRYKIITLDHSFHGRTITALKATGQESMHNYFGPFPDGFVYAKNIDEIESLIDEHTVAVMIELVQGEGGVQPQDRAKVQALSAMLKSRDVLLMVDEVQTGIYRTGEFLASNLYGIEPDVITLAKGLGGGVPIGVVMTGKKDIFSPGDHGSTFGGNYLSTAAANEVLDILEEMKESGALDEHLLYFETSLAKFAKAHPAIFLEHVGLGMMRGLRVVDGDTLGKIINAAREAGVIVLKAGRNTLRFLPPLTITKSDIDEGFARLEKAMAAL, from the coding sequence ATGACTAAAAATTTTGAAAACTATGTATTGCCGACGTACGCTCGTCAAAATATCAATTTCGTAGCGGGTAAAAACGCTGTTTTGATCGACAGCGAGGGGAAAGAGTATATCGATTTCGCCGCCGGAATCGCGGTGTGCAGTGTCGGACATGCCAATGAGCGGTTGACCAAAGCGATTTGCGATCAAGTGAGCAAAGTGATCCATGTTTCCAACCTCTATTACATCGAGCCTCAAGCCGAATGTGCACGCCGCATAGTAGAAATGAGCGGGTATGATATGAAATGCTTTTTCGGCAACAGCGGTGCCGAAGCCAATGAGGGGGCGATCAAAATCGCCCGAAAATACGGTGAAGTAGACGGACAGCCGAAGCGCTATAAAATCATTACATTGGACCACTCGTTTCACGGACGTACGATTACGGCGCTAAAAGCGACGGGACAAGAGTCGATGCACAACTATTTCGGCCCGTTCCCGGACGGATTCGTTTATGCTAAAAATATCGATGAAATCGAATCGCTGATTGATGAGCATACGGTAGCGGTAATGATCGAATTGGTACAGGGAGAAGGTGGAGTTCAACCTCAGGATCGGGCTAAAGTACAAGCCCTAAGCGCAATGCTGAAATCGCGTGATGTTTTGCTGATGGTGGATGAAGTTCAGACGGGGATATACCGAACGGGCGAATTTTTAGCCTCTAATCTTTACGGAATCGAACCGGATGTCATTACTCTGGCCAAAGGACTCGGGGGAGGAGTTCCGATCGGTGTGGTGATGACCGGCAAAAAAGATATTTTTTCTCCCGGAGATCACGGCTCAACGTTCGGAGGAAACTATCTCTCAACCGCTGCGGCGAATGAAGTATTGGACATTCTCGAAGAGATGAAAGAGAGCGGTGCACTGGATGAACATCTCCTCTATTTTGAAACATCATTGGCCAAGTTCGCGAAAGCTCATCCGGCTATTTTCTTAGAGCATGTGGGTCTTGGGATGATGCGCGGTCTTCGTGTGGTTGATGGGGACACTCTGGGCAAAATTATCAATGCTGCGCGTGAAGCGGGGGTCATCGTCCTTAAAGCGGGTCGTAATACTCTGCGCTTCCTCCCTCCGCTTACGATTACCAAATCCGATATTGATGAAGGGTTTGCACGCCTTGAAAAAGCAATGGCAGCTCTGTAA